The following are encoded in a window of Impatiens glandulifera chromosome 5, dImpGla2.1, whole genome shotgun sequence genomic DNA:
- the LOC124939122 gene encoding protein FAM98A-like has product MVEIQGCLSRNDNERQEFADSIARKFQAKENAKANVEKEKPRPAQGESSRRNDGVSTGTRSRRAPSNDDNHRPTKRGGGRSGVDRGGRNSGGGRSRLSNVDQGGRASGGDCGGRLSGGSRGGRGYPPYLNMLPGGNAEN; this is encoded by the exons atggtggaaattcagggttGCTTGAgcagaaatgataatgaacgacAGGAATTTGCGGACTCCATTGCAagaaagtttcaagcaaaggagaacgCAAAGGCTAATGTTGAAAAAGAAAAACCTCGACCCGCTCAAGGTGAATCAagtagaagaaatgatggtgtgtcaaccggcactagATCCAGACGAGCCCCAAGCAACGATGATAATcataggccaaccaagagaggtggaggtcgtaGTGGTGTTGATCGTGGAGGCAGAAACAGTGGAGGTGGCCGTagtaggctatccaatgttgatcaaggtggtCGTGCCAGTGGTGGTGACTGTGGTGGAAGATTAAGTGGAGGcagtcgtggtggtcgcggttATCCTCCTTATCTCAACATGCTTCCCG gtgggaatgcagaaaactgA